The Nitrosomonas cryotolerans ATCC 49181 genome includes a window with the following:
- a CDS encoding multicopper oxidase family protein, with amino-acid sequence MKDDVTRRQVLLAGAAAAVGSLSPRLGKSETLNQSQSRENSVNDNKNKPQSANSEFSDYSRYRPSFGGPPDSDEYLGKLVPGLRKSGLEAVPFETPDLDKLPWRMVNGAKEFELRCTPVKREFLPGQYMNVWGFNNSMPGPTIEAVQGDRVRIVVHNELPEPTSLHWHGLELPVEFDGVPGLTQHLIPPGKSKIYEYDLHQTGTFFYHSHVAMQEAFGMVGFFIIHPRIAYDPPVDRDFGLIFQNFFIPPNSNTVDSMRMDWNWHTINGRSGPYTTPLVCKHGERVRIRLVNFSPMQHHPIHIHGHTFWLTGTEGGRIPTNAWIPRNTTLTGVAMAQDFEFVAFNPGDWIFHCHMVHHMMNHMVPQIGPRIRGEESISQYLDSLPNRPLAESVLEKPAFEVPGYPQKMKAMPMSQAALRKINGKRETRGMRKEWHMGVKGLMTVLRVLPDELFHRVMHSDENIVPGEIFEAIVKGKYRMHDS; translated from the coding sequence ATGAAAGACGATGTAACGCGACGACAAGTTTTACTTGCAGGTGCGGCTGCAGCTGTCGGGTCATTATCTCCCCGGCTGGGAAAAAGCGAAACACTTAACCAATCTCAGTCGCGCGAGAATTCTGTTAATGACAACAAAAATAAACCGCAGTCTGCTAATTCAGAATTCTCCGATTACTCACGATATCGGCCCAGTTTTGGTGGTCCGCCTGACTCCGATGAGTATCTTGGCAAGCTGGTTCCTGGCCTTCGAAAATCAGGTCTTGAGGCCGTTCCATTCGAGACCCCTGATCTTGATAAGCTACCTTGGAGAATGGTTAATGGTGCTAAAGAGTTTGAGCTTCGCTGCACGCCTGTTAAACGTGAGTTTCTTCCTGGCCAATACATGAATGTCTGGGGGTTTAATAACAGTATGCCAGGCCCTACGATAGAAGCCGTGCAAGGAGACCGTGTACGAATTGTGGTTCATAATGAACTGCCGGAACCGACTTCTTTGCATTGGCATGGACTGGAATTGCCGGTGGAATTCGATGGCGTTCCAGGTCTGACGCAACACCTTATTCCGCCCGGAAAAAGCAAAATTTACGAATATGATCTGCACCAGACCGGCACTTTTTTTTATCATAGCCACGTGGCCATGCAAGAAGCATTTGGCATGGTCGGTTTTTTTATTATTCATCCCCGCATCGCTTACGACCCGCCCGTTGATCGTGATTTCGGGTTGATCTTTCAAAACTTTTTTATTCCTCCCAATTCGAATACGGTGGATTCCATGCGCATGGACTGGAACTGGCATACTATTAACGGGCGCAGTGGCCCATATACCACGCCTTTGGTGTGCAAACACGGTGAACGGGTGCGCATACGATTAGTGAATTTTAGTCCGATGCAACATCACCCCATTCACATTCACGGCCATACGTTCTGGTTGACGGGTACGGAAGGCGGTAGAATCCCTACCAATGCATGGATTCCGAGAAATACAACTTTGACGGGAGTGGCAATGGCTCAAGATTTTGAATTTGTAGCTTTTAATCCTGGTGACTGGATTTTTCATTGCCATATGGTGCACCACATGATGAATCACATGGTGCCACAAATAGGGCCCCGCATTCGTGGAGAAGAGAGTATTTCACAATACCTGGACTCTCTTCCAAATCGTCCGTTAGCGGAATCGGTACTTGAGAAGCCTGCTTTTGAAGTGCCCGGCTACCCGCAGAAAATGAAAGCTATGCCCATGAGTCAAGCAGCGCTAAGAAAGATCAACGGAAAGCGGGAGACTCGAGGAATGAGAAAAGAATGGCATATGGGCGTAAAAGGATTAATGACCGTGCTTCGCGTATTGCCCGATGAACTATTTCATCGAGTCATGCATAGTGATGAAAACATTGTGCCGGGA
- a CDS encoding TolC family protein has product MTPFRSSVSLSENINSPSALSLTEQGNNKAFREEGPLTLDTLVNLARQYNPTLTQAWSHVEAERAKALQAGLYPNPVIGYSADQIGVKGTSGEFQGGFIRQEIITAGKLDLSRQKYLARASAAEFQSLAQEYRVINGIVIQFYRLVGFQERVKIQQELLKSWQDYFLTVQEMFNVGQANEADIHQAKVRLQQQQLNVQRTENELALEKERLITIVGTSLPSTQVSGDLTESETPLKFEEALQRLLQESPELGLARANVKSDQITVERERVEPIPNINVQLASGRNNVADETVFGVQAFIEIPIFDRNQGTLKQAYADLARQESEVKRMELLLRRSLAEQFQQYLTALQHINSYREIILPESEQRYKTQLQSYQAARETWPAVLESQREFFANRMEYVDQLIVWRTSRVAIEGLLLTDGLQAPQNVTSPGHIGAIPKPR; this is encoded by the coding sequence ATGACTCCATTCCGTTCCAGTGTCTCTTTGTCCGAGAATATTAATTCACCATCAGCTCTTTCTCTGACTGAGCAGGGAAATAACAAAGCATTTCGCGAAGAAGGACCGCTTACTCTGGATACGCTGGTGAATCTCGCTAGGCAATACAATCCTACATTAACACAAGCCTGGTCTCATGTTGAAGCTGAACGTGCTAAAGCACTTCAGGCGGGATTATATCCCAATCCTGTTATTGGGTATTCTGCAGACCAAATTGGCGTAAAAGGTACAAGCGGGGAATTTCAAGGGGGATTTATTCGCCAGGAAATTATCACAGCAGGAAAGCTTGATCTGAGTCGTCAAAAATATTTAGCGCGCGCTTCCGCAGCGGAGTTCCAATCACTGGCACAGGAATATCGGGTAATAAATGGTATCGTCATTCAATTTTATCGTCTTGTAGGGTTTCAGGAGCGAGTCAAAATTCAACAGGAGCTTCTCAAAAGTTGGCAGGATTATTTTTTAACTGTGCAAGAAATGTTTAATGTTGGCCAGGCCAATGAAGCGGATATTCATCAAGCAAAAGTGCGACTTCAGCAACAACAGTTAAACGTACAAAGGACCGAGAATGAATTAGCGCTGGAAAAAGAACGCTTAATTACCATAGTAGGAACATCGCTCCCCTCAACGCAGGTTTCAGGAGATTTAACAGAAAGCGAAACCCCTCTGAAATTTGAAGAGGCACTGCAACGACTCTTACAAGAAAGTCCAGAGCTGGGCCTTGCTCGCGCCAATGTAAAATCCGATCAAATTACAGTTGAGCGGGAACGAGTGGAACCCATTCCCAATATAAATGTGCAACTGGCCAGTGGACGCAATAATGTAGCCGACGAAACAGTGTTTGGCGTACAAGCTTTCATCGAAATCCCTATATTTGATCGAAACCAAGGCACTCTTAAACAAGCATATGCCGATCTGGCAAGACAAGAGTCCGAAGTTAAACGTATGGAGCTTCTGTTACGCCGGAGCTTAGCTGAACAATTTCAGCAATATCTCACGGCACTTCAACATATTAATAGTTACCGGGAAATAATATTGCCAGAATCAGAACAACGCTACAAAACTCAATTGCAGAGCTATCAAGCTGCGCGTGAGACATGGCCTGCAGTACTGGAATCTCAACGCGAATTTTTTGCAAACCGGATGGAATATGTGGATCAATTGATTGTCTGGCGCACAAGTAGAGTCGCCATAGAAGGGCTATTGCTGACTGACGGTCTACAAGCGCCACAAAATGTGACGTCGCCCGGTCATATCGGTGCCATTCCGAAACCTAGATGA
- a CDS encoding peroxiredoxin codes for MTEQRQIPNVTFKTRVRDESIGGDNPFRWQDVTTDDIFKNKRVVLFALPGAYTPTCTTAHLPGYEKHYDDFKALGIDEVVCLSVNDAFVMYQWRKHLGVEKIFLLPDGNAEFTRKMGMLVDKSNLGFSMRSWRYSMVVQNKEIEKMFVEPGYADNCPDDPFEISGADTILEYLRSK; via the coding sequence ATGACAGAGCAAAGGCAGATACCCAACGTAACTTTTAAAACCCGCGTACGTGATGAGTCGATAGGTGGTGATAATCCATTTCGCTGGCAGGACGTTACAACAGACGATATTTTTAAGAACAAGCGAGTTGTATTATTCGCGTTACCCGGCGCGTACACGCCGACGTGTACAACTGCTCATCTGCCTGGTTACGAGAAACACTATGATGATTTCAAAGCATTGGGTATTGATGAGGTGGTTTGCTTGTCCGTAAATGACGCATTTGTTATGTATCAATGGCGCAAACATCTTGGAGTCGAGAAAATATTTCTGCTACCCGATGGAAATGCAGAGTTCACTCGAAAGATGGGAATGCTTGTAGACAAATCGAACTTAGGTTTCAGTATGCGTTCATGGCGGTATTCCATGGTTGTTCAGAACAAGGAGATAGAAAAAATGTTCGTTGAACCCGGTTATGCAGACAATTGCCCCGATGATCCTTTTGAGATTTCTGGTGCCGACACTATACTGGAGTACCTAAGGTCTAAATGA
- a CDS encoding high-potential iron-sulfur protein, whose product MDYRKNKFSRRDAIKIAAIGAAVVPLLGTGLLQAADSSKASKSEMQYRDEPNGKQECSNCIQFIPGKTSKDDGECKVVAGSISPQGWCNAYAPKS is encoded by the coding sequence ATGGATTATCGTAAAAATAAGTTTTCACGTCGTGACGCTATAAAAATTGCGGCAATAGGTGCAGCTGTTGTGCCGCTTCTCGGTACAGGGCTATTACAGGCGGCAGACTCTTCGAAAGCTTCTAAATCAGAGATGCAATACCGCGACGAGCCAAATGGTAAACAGGAATGTAGCAACTGCATACAGTTCATCCCAGGCAAGACATCAAAAGACGACGGTGAATGTAAAGTGGTAGCGGGTAGCATTAGTCCGCAAGGTTGGTGTAACGCTTATGCTCCAAAATCATGA
- a CDS encoding RNA-guided endonuclease InsQ/TnpB family protein produces the protein MKQIIRKAFKFRLNPNSDQVQKMVEFAGANRFVWNKALAMNLFRLEQKQPLLWYNELSFWLKLWKSSEDYGFLKTVHSQPLQQALKNLEKAFKDGFDKKQPLKRIPKFKKKGLSDSFRYPQGFKLEQESNKVFLPKIGWVKYRNSRQVIGDVKNMTISRKGGYWYVSIQTEYETELKRHSSTSMIGVDMGVTRFATLSDGSYVEPLNSFRKLSKKLAFEQRKLSKKVRFSANWKKQKQIITRLHERIANARLDFLHKTSTEISKNHAMVVVENLKIGNMSKSAKGSVEKHGKNVKAKSGLNKSILDQGWGMFVSFLEYKQACSGGDVLKVNPQYTSQTCPGCQHVSRDNRKSQSAFECTECGFKANADLVGALNVLERGHRLLACGVETLVSSKKQEPVGSSNTNLLLTA, from the coding sequence ATGAAGCAGATTATACGCAAAGCCTTTAAATTTCGACTCAATCCAAATTCTGACCAAGTACAGAAGATGGTTGAGTTTGCGGGTGCTAATCGGTTTGTTTGGAATAAAGCCTTAGCAATGAATCTGTTCAGATTAGAGCAGAAACAGCCATTGCTTTGGTACAACGAGTTGTCATTTTGGCTAAAGCTATGGAAATCCTCAGAAGATTATGGATTTCTAAAAACCGTTCATTCTCAACCGTTGCAACAAGCCTTAAAAAACTTAGAAAAAGCGTTCAAAGACGGTTTTGATAAAAAACAGCCTTTAAAACGGATTCCAAAATTCAAGAAAAAAGGTTTGAGTGACAGCTTTCGTTATCCACAAGGATTTAAGCTGGAGCAAGAGTCTAACAAAGTGTTCTTGCCTAAAATCGGTTGGGTGAAATATCGTAATTCACGCCAAGTCATTGGTGACGTTAAAAATATGACGATTTCCCGTAAAGGCGGTTATTGGTACGTGTCGATTCAGACTGAGTACGAGACCGAGCTAAAGCGTCATAGCTCAACCAGTATGATTGGTGTTGATATGGGCGTTACCCGCTTTGCAACCTTGTCAGACGGCTCATACGTAGAACCTTTAAACAGTTTCAGAAAGTTATCAAAGAAACTGGCTTTTGAACAGCGTAAGCTGTCTAAAAAAGTCCGTTTCTCTGCTAACTGGAAAAAGCAGAAACAAATCATTACCCGACTGCATGAGCGTATTGCCAATGCTCGTTTAGACTTCTTACACAAAACCTCAACCGAAATCAGCAAAAATCACGCAATGGTCGTAGTTGAGAATTTAAAGATAGGAAACATGTCTAAGAGTGCCAAGGGCAGTGTTGAAAAGCATGGTAAAAACGTCAAAGCGAAATCGGGTCTAAACAAATCCATTCTTGACCAAGGATGGGGAATGTTCGTTTCGTTTTTGGAGTATAAACAGGCTTGTTCAGGCGGGGATGTATTGAAGGTAAACCCTCAATACACCTCTCAAACCTGCCCTGGATGTCAACATGTTAGTCGTGACAATCGCAAAAGCCAAAGTGCTTTTGAATGTACAGAATGTGGATTTAAAGCCAATGCCGACTTGGTAGGTGCCTTGAATGTACTTGAGCGAGGACATCGCTTGTTAGCCTGTGGAGTTGAAACGTTAGTTTCGTCTAAGAAGCAGGAACCAGTAGGCAGTAGCAATACAAACCTACTCTTAACGGCTTAA
- the tnpA gene encoding IS200/IS605 family transposase, translating to MQANNDVITGRNCVFNLHVHLVFVTKYRRDVFSGRVLIDLEEIFKNVCLDFEAELVEFNDEHDHIHLLVNYPPKIAISNLVNSLKGVSSRLIRKKNYPEIKNKLWGNMLWSPSYFAGSCGGAPLSIIKQYIEQQQRPH from the coding sequence ATGCAAGCTAATAACGATGTAATAACAGGAAGAAATTGCGTTTTTAATCTTCATGTTCATTTGGTCTTTGTAACAAAATACCGTAGAGATGTTTTCTCCGGAAGGGTATTAATTGATTTGGAAGAAATATTTAAAAACGTGTGTTTGGATTTTGAAGCAGAATTGGTGGAATTTAACGATGAGCATGATCATATTCACCTTTTAGTTAACTATCCACCAAAAATTGCTATTTCTAACTTGGTAAATAGTTTGAAAGGCGTTTCAAGCCGACTTATTCGCAAAAAGAATTATCCCGAAATTAAAAATAAGCTTTGGGGTAATATGCTTTGGAGTCCAAGCTATTTTGCGGGTAGTTGTGGTGGAGCACCACTCTCGATTATTAAGCAATATATTGAACAACAGCAAAGACCGCATTAA
- a CDS encoding pre-peptidase C-terminal domain-containing protein → MSEIFKMCYDKIVPSDLRRLVRPEYSDGKARMALFMAKKWPNGSTLKVRFMGGTPEQHDIVKQFAPRWSDHANLRFDFNNAPDAEIRITFLDDGAWSYIGTDSLNIPLNTATMNFGWLDESVVLHEFGHAIGLIHEHQNPVGGIQWNRENVIRDLSGPPNNWPLETIEHNIFRKYNVNQMNATAVDKLSIMMYTIPQHWTLDDFHTESNNILSKIDKDFIGASINYPKDSPKEPIELTIVEMKAVEAEIGQPGEQDLYKFITVAAGRYTIETTGQTDVTMSLYGPDSQTTLIAEDDDSGTGRNAKIVVDLTVSGTYYVQIRHYNSAGGTGSYNIWVIK, encoded by the coding sequence ATGTCTGAGATTTTCAAGATGTGCTATGACAAAATTGTACCCAGTGACCTTCGCCGTCTCGTTCGCCCGGAATACTCGGATGGGAAGGCAAGAATGGCCTTGTTTATGGCAAAGAAGTGGCCAAACGGATCAACGCTTAAAGTACGGTTTATGGGTGGTACGCCCGAACAACACGACATTGTCAAGCAATTTGCTCCACGGTGGAGTGACCATGCCAATTTAAGGTTCGACTTTAATAACGCACCTGATGCGGAAATTCGCATCACTTTTCTTGACGATGGAGCGTGGTCATACATCGGCACCGACTCTCTCAATATTCCCTTGAATACAGCAACAATGAATTTTGGTTGGTTGGATGAAAGCGTTGTCCTCCATGAATTTGGACACGCGATTGGCCTGATCCACGAACACCAGAATCCGGTGGGCGGTATTCAATGGAATAGAGAAAATGTAATCCGTGATCTCTCCGGTCCGCCAAATAATTGGCCCCTTGAAACAATCGAGCACAATATATTCCGGAAGTACAATGTTAATCAGATGAATGCCACTGCGGTCGACAAGCTATCGATTATGATGTACACCATTCCCCAACATTGGACCTTGGATGATTTCCATACTGAATCTAACAATATTTTGTCAAAAATTGATAAAGATTTCATCGGTGCCTCAATAAATTATCCCAAGGACTCTCCGAAGGAACCTATTGAACTCACCATTGTTGAAATGAAAGCCGTAGAAGCCGAAATCGGACAGCCTGGAGAACAAGATCTCTATAAGTTTATCACGGTGGCAGCCGGTCGTTATACCATTGAAACCACAGGCCAGACAGATGTGACGATGTCACTTTATGGTCCTGACAGCCAGACTACTCTCATTGCCGAAGATGATGACAGTGGCACTGGCCGTAACGCAAAAATTGTCGTCGATCTGACAGTATCCGGCACTTATTATGTCCAAATTCGACATTATAATAGTGCGGGAGGTACCGGGTCATATAATATATGGGTGATTAAATAG
- a CDS encoding DDE-type integrase/transposase/recombinase — MKYLNNIVEVGRGKLKQLINPVRGFKFMRTAYTTIKRFERMHRLKKG, encoded by the coding sequence GTGAAATATCTGAATAATATTGTCGAAGTAGGTCGTGGAAAACTCAAACAGCTGATAAATCCTGTGCGCGGTTTTAAATTCATGAGGACCGCCTATACAACGATCAAGCGGTTTGAACGCATGCATAGGTTGAAGAAAGGATAG
- a CDS encoding TIGR01777 family oxidoreductase encodes MKILITGGTGFIGQTLCPTLLAAGHALTVLSRSPDKVITLFDNRVTPLNTLQALEDSDHFDAIINLAGAPIFGGRWTDKRKQILIHSRIDITQELVKFIARSKIKPNVFLSGSAIGFYGDQGDKTVDEFSPGHDDFGHQLCTEWENEAEKAKQYGVRVCLLRTGLVVGKKGGFLQKMIPSFKLGLGGPLGSGMQWMSWIHIQDHVGICLALINNAEFNGKFNLTAPNPVTNKNFTRTLADLLNRPAFLSVPAWVLRLMLGEMSALLLGGQRVIPKRMQGAGFQFKFPELKAALHDVLKS; translated from the coding sequence ATGAAAATTCTGATAACGGGCGGAACTGGTTTTATCGGTCAAACATTATGCCCAACACTGCTTGCTGCTGGACACGCGCTGACTGTTTTAAGTCGAAGTCCGGATAAGGTTATTACTTTGTTCGACAATCGAGTCACGCCACTCAATACGTTACAGGCGCTCGAAGATTCAGATCATTTTGACGCTATTATCAATCTTGCTGGTGCACCTATTTTTGGCGGAAGGTGGACTGATAAACGCAAGCAAATCCTCATTCACAGTCGCATTGACATAACGCAAGAGCTTGTTAAGTTTATCGCCAGGTCTAAAATCAAACCCAATGTTTTTCTCAGTGGTTCAGCAATCGGTTTTTATGGCGACCAAGGCGACAAGACTGTTGACGAGTTTTCGCCGGGGCATGACGATTTTGGTCATCAGCTTTGTACTGAGTGGGAAAACGAGGCTGAAAAAGCAAAACAATACGGCGTACGAGTTTGCCTGTTACGCACCGGGTTGGTAGTCGGGAAAAAGGGTGGTTTTTTGCAGAAAATGATACCGTCTTTCAAGCTAGGTCTCGGCGGCCCGCTGGGTAGCGGAATGCAATGGATGTCCTGGATTCATATCCAGGACCATGTTGGCATTTGCCTGGCACTGATCAATAATGCTGAATTTAACGGCAAATTTAATTTGACAGCGCCCAATCCAGTCACTAATAAAAACTTTACCCGGACATTGGCTGATCTACTCAATCGGCCTGCATTCTTGTCAGTGCCCGCGTGGGTTTTAAGGCTTATGCTAGGAGAAATGTCGGCACTTTTGCTCGGAGGTCAGCGAGTCATTCCCAAGCGAATGCAGGGCGCGGGATTTCAGTTCAAATTTCCCGAATTGAAAGCTGCATTGCATGATGTCTTGAAAAGCTGA
- the tnpB gene encoding IS200/IS605 family element RNA-guided endonuclease TnpB yields MEIKRAYKFRFYPTFEQETILAQTFGCARFVYNRMLRVRSDAWYTEKKRIGYHATSSLLTELKKEPEFEWLNKVSSVPVQQSLRHLQTAFGNFFAKRAKYPSFKSKHEKQSAEYTSSAFKWDGKSLKLAKMKDPLNIRWSRTLPKATKLTIATVSKDSAGRYHVSMLCDDSVARKPRVSGKVGIDLGLTHFAILSTGEKIASPNTLRKNETRLAKLQRKLSKKRKGSANRQKARLKVARLHAGIADARKDFLHKLSTRLVNENQVIAVESLAVSNMKKNRCLAKSISDAGWGEFVRQLEYKSLWYGRELVGIDRWYPSSKRCSGCGHTVNKMPLNVREWTCPECGSIHDRDINAARNVLAAGLAVSALGESISPVCI; encoded by the coding sequence ATGGAAATTAAGCGCGCATACAAATTCAGGTTTTACCCAACTTTTGAGCAAGAAACTATTCTGGCTCAAACATTCGGGTGTGCTCGGTTTGTCTATAATCGCATGTTGCGCGTTCGTTCTGATGCTTGGTATACCGAGAAAAAAAGAATCGGGTATCATGCTACCTCCTCTTTGTTGACCGAGTTAAAAAAAGAGCCTGAATTTGAATGGCTGAACAAAGTTTCCAGTGTTCCTGTGCAGCAATCTCTCCGCCACCTGCAAACGGCATTTGGTAATTTCTTTGCCAAACGAGCCAAATACCCGTCATTCAAAAGCAAGCATGAGAAGCAATCGGCTGAATACACGTCCAGCGCCTTCAAGTGGGACGGTAAGTCTCTGAAACTGGCGAAGATGAAAGATCCACTGAATATCAGATGGTCGCGCACCCTTCCTAAGGCAACAAAACTAACGATTGCAACAGTCTCTAAAGACTCAGCGGGTCGATACCATGTTTCTATGCTTTGCGACGACTCTGTTGCGCGAAAGCCAAGGGTTAGCGGCAAAGTCGGCATTGACTTAGGATTAACGCACTTCGCTATTCTTTCTACGGGCGAGAAGATTGCGTCTCCTAACACGCTACGAAAGAATGAAACCAGGCTTGCTAAGCTGCAACGCAAGCTATCTAAAAAGCGCAAAGGGTCGGCCAATAGACAAAAAGCCAGACTGAAAGTAGCGCGACTACATGCAGGAATTGCTGATGCTCGTAAAGACTTTCTACATAAACTCTCAACACGGCTAGTGAACGAAAACCAAGTGATAGCTGTAGAGTCTTTAGCTGTTAGCAATATGAAGAAAAATCGTTGCCTCGCAAAATCAATTTCCGATGCAGGATGGGGTGAATTTGTGCGGCAATTAGAATACAAGTCGCTGTGGTACGGGCGAGAGCTTGTAGGTATTGACCGATGGTATCCAAGCAGCAAACGCTGCTCGGGATGTGGGCATACCGTAAACAAGATGCCTTTGAATGTGCGTGAATGGACTTGTCCGGAATGCGGATCAATCCATGATCGAGACATCAACGCAGCGCGTAATGTTTTGGCCGCTGGACTGGCGGTGTCAGCCCTTGGAGAATCTATAAGTCCTGTTTGCATTTAG
- a CDS encoding allophanate hydrolase-related protein: MQIRSAFFWPVSNQLRYINHGEWVMTDETILLAVNGTLMRGLVLNKNLTDVGATFVREDATSGEYRLYTIGDIHPAMQRVADDGRSIELELWAVPMPGLISVLLGEPAGLCIGKIELANGTMVLGVLGEGLLCAEGKDITDYGGWRAYIRSGL, from the coding sequence GTGCAAATCCGGTCTGCTTTTTTTTGGCCTGTTTCGAATCAGTTGCGTTACATTAATCATGGAGAATGGGTGATGACAGATGAAACGATTTTGCTGGCGGTAAATGGCACATTAATGCGTGGCCTGGTGCTGAATAAGAACCTGACCGACGTCGGGGCCACATTTGTGCGTGAGGATGCCACATCCGGTGAATATCGCCTTTATACGATCGGCGACATTCATCCGGCGATGCAGCGGGTAGCGGATGACGGTAGATCGATTGAGCTTGAATTATGGGCGGTACCCATGCCGGGCTTGATTTCCGTATTGCTCGGTGAACCTGCCGGACTGTGCATCGGTAAAATTGAGCTGGCAAATGGCACCATGGTTCTCGGTGTGCTTGGGGAAGGGCTGCTCTGCGCAGAAGGTAAAGATATTACAGACTATGGTGGTTGGCGCGCCTATATTCGTAGCGGGCTATGA
- the glpK gene encoding glycerol kinase GlpK — protein sequence MSKTLLAIDQGTTSSRAILFSNKGEILALRQKELTLHYPQRGWVEQDPEDIWEDTLWACRSVLEETGEENIAAIGITNQRETTIIWDRKTGKPIYNAIVWQDRRTADRCARLKEQGHEKVITEKTGLLIDPYFSATKIAWILDHVTGARARAEQGALAFGSIDCFLLWRLTAGQVHATDASNAARTMLFNIQSQEWDKELLALLDIPAALLPEVKDNAANFGQTTLLQQPLMIGGMAGDQQAALIGQACFKEGMIKSTYGTGCFALMNIGTHFKRSQNRLLTTVGYRLNGQVTYVLEGSIFIAGAALQWLRDGLGLFTDATESEALALSVADNNGVYFVPAFTGLGAPYWQPAARGLITGLGRESTAAHLTRAALEAQGYQTRDLMDAMCRDSGVDPSFIRIDGGLVANEFVCQFLADMLDKPIEIPQVTESTAWGAAALAGLQAGVFNGLSDIAGHWSAARRYAPQMDATQRAALYKGWKNAIQKVL from the coding sequence ATGAGTAAAACATTACTGGCCATTGATCAGGGCACAACCAGCTCCCGGGCCATTTTATTTTCTAACAAGGGAGAAATCCTGGCACTGCGCCAAAAGGAGCTCACCCTGCATTATCCCCAACGCGGCTGGGTAGAACAGGATCCGGAAGATATCTGGGAAGACACACTTTGGGCCTGTCGCAGTGTATTGGAAGAAACCGGTGAAGAGAATATCGCGGCCATCGGCATTACCAACCAACGTGAAACCACGATTATCTGGGATCGCAAAACGGGAAAACCCATCTACAATGCAATTGTCTGGCAGGACCGCCGTACAGCGGATAGATGCGCCCGTTTGAAAGAGCAGGGCCATGAAAAAGTCATCACGGAAAAAACCGGACTATTGATTGATCCTTATTTTTCCGCCACAAAAATTGCATGGATTCTTGATCACGTTACAGGCGCGCGTGCCCGGGCAGAACAGGGGGCACTCGCTTTTGGAAGCATTGACTGCTTTCTGCTCTGGCGACTCACAGCAGGACAGGTGCATGCCACTGATGCTTCCAATGCCGCGCGGACGATGTTATTCAATATTCAGTCGCAGGAATGGGATAAAGAACTACTGGCTTTACTGGATATTCCTGCCGCTCTCTTGCCAGAAGTCAAGGATAATGCTGCCAATTTCGGACAAACCACGCTACTGCAACAACCTCTCATGATTGGCGGCATGGCCGGCGATCAGCAGGCAGCACTCATCGGACAAGCCTGTTTCAAAGAAGGAATGATTAAATCTACGTATGGTACGGGCTGTTTTGCACTGATGAATATTGGCACCCACTTTAAGCGTTCACAGAATCGGCTGCTAACCACGGTTGGTTACCGCCTGAACGGACAAGTCACCTACGTGCTGGAAGGATCTATTTTTATCGCTGGCGCGGCGCTGCAATGGCTACGGGACGGATTAGGTCTGTTCACAGATGCAACCGAGAGTGAAGCACTGGCTTTATCAGTAGCCGATAACAACGGCGTCTATTTCGTTCCCGCCTTTACCGGCCTCGGTGCTCCTTACTGGCAGCCCGCAGCACGGGGACTGATCACCGGATTGGGGCGAGAAAGCACAGCCGCCCACCTCACCCGAGCCGCACTGGAAGCACAAGGCTACCAGACACGTGATCTGATGGATGCCATGTGTCGCGACAGCGGAGTCGATCCATCGTTTATCCGCATTGACGGTGGGCTGGTCGCCAATGAATTCGTTTGCCAGTTTTTGGCTGACATGTTGGACAAACCCATTGAAATTCCACAAGTCACTGAATCTACCGCCTGGGGTGCAGCCGCATTAGCCGGATTACAGGCCGGTGTTTTCAATGGGCTGAGCGATATTGCCGGCCACTGGTCGGCAGCACGGCGCTATGCACCACAAATGGATGCAACACAACGGGCAGCACTTTACAAGGGATGGAAAAATGCGATACAAAAAGTGCTGTAA